The proteins below are encoded in one region of Peribacillus muralis:
- a CDS encoding ACT domain-containing protein codes for MNKADQKFFLVREDVLPEAMKKTLDAKEMIERGKAESVWEAVQRVDLSRSAFYKYRDTVFPFHTVVKEKLITLFFYLEDRSGTLSELLRLVASSGCNIMTIHQTIPLQGRANVTLSLNTGGMTMDINELLTKLRKMEFVEKVEIIGNGA; via the coding sequence TTGAATAAGGCCGATCAGAAGTTTTTCCTCGTTCGTGAGGATGTCCTTCCCGAAGCGATGAAAAAAACGCTGGATGCAAAAGAAATGATTGAACGGGGAAAAGCAGAATCAGTTTGGGAAGCGGTACAGCGTGTCGACCTAAGCAGAAGTGCTTTTTACAAATACCGTGACACGGTGTTTCCGTTTCATACAGTTGTCAAAGAAAAACTGATTACCCTGTTCTTCTATCTTGAAGATCGTTCCGGTACTCTATCGGAGCTCTTACGGCTCGTCGCATCATCCGGCTGCAACATCATGACCATCCATCAAACGATCCCTTTGCAGGGACGTGCCAATGTCACCCTGTCTTTAAACACGGGCGGAATGACGATGGATATTAATGAACTGCTTACCAAACTGCGTAAAATGGAGTTCGTCGAAAAAGTCGAAATCATTGGGAATGGCGCATGA
- the pheA gene encoding prephenate dehydratase, whose protein sequence is MTSKKIAFLGPKATFTDLAVSRLFPNDIKMPMNTIPDCLDAVRDGEANHALVPIENALEGSVNITMDYLIHEVTLPIKGEVTIPIQQHYMVHPDHAYSGFKPDMVYSHSHAIAQCRKFLHKELRGIPYEYVTSTAAAAKMVMENPDINIAAIANDMAAAEYGLTIVKQNIHDYEHNHTKFIVVSNSEVDYAGHLTVEGDAKTTLMIQLPADHSGQLHQVLSAFSWRKLNLSKIESRPMKTGLGNYLFIIDIEMGLDDVLIPGAISELEALGCKVTVMGSYSCFKVRSGVVQR, encoded by the coding sequence ATGACATCAAAAAAAATTGCATTTCTAGGACCAAAAGCAACGTTCACGGATTTAGCTGTTTCACGACTATTTCCTAATGACATAAAAATGCCGATGAACACGATTCCTGACTGCCTTGATGCTGTCCGTGACGGCGAAGCGAACCACGCGCTCGTCCCGATCGAGAATGCATTGGAGGGATCGGTCAATATAACGATGGATTACTTGATCCATGAAGTCACATTGCCGATAAAAGGGGAAGTGACGATTCCGATACAGCAGCATTATATGGTGCATCCGGATCATGCGTATTCCGGCTTCAAGCCGGACATGGTCTATTCACATTCCCATGCCATTGCACAATGCCGCAAATTCCTACATAAAGAACTGAGGGGCATCCCGTATGAATATGTTACTTCCACTGCCGCTGCGGCTAAGATGGTGATGGAGAACCCTGATATCAACATTGCTGCGATTGCCAATGATATGGCGGCAGCGGAGTATGGGCTGACAATCGTCAAGCAAAATATCCATGATTACGAACATAATCATACGAAGTTTATCGTCGTATCCAACAGTGAAGTTGATTATGCCGGGCATTTGACGGTTGAAGGAGATGCGAAGACGACTTTGATGATCCAGCTTCCAGCCGACCATTCAGGGCAGCTGCACCAAGTCCTTTCCGCTTTCTCCTGGAGAAAGCTTAATCTCTCCAAAATTGAATCAAGACCGATGAAAACGGGCCTTGGCAATTATCTTTTCATCATTGACATTGAAATGGGCCTTGACGATGTCCTCATCCCAGGCGCCATTTCCGAGTTGGAGGCCCTCGGCTGCAAGGTTACGGTCATGGGAAGCTATTCATGTTTTAAAGTAAGAAGCGGTGTGGTACAGCGTTGA